In Ferroplasma sp., a single window of DNA contains:
- the purS gene encoding phosphoribosylformylglycinamidine synthase subunit PurS has protein sequence MRIKVQIRYLPNVEDPEALSIKRNLELTGYRGIKNVYSYKTYEFETTLDKKDSMDEIREITEKLLTNPVIQEYKIEEISE, from the coding sequence ATGAGGATCAAGGTTCAGATCAGATACCTTCCAAATGTAGAGGACCCGGAGGCTTTGAGCATTAAGAGAAATCTCGAGCTCACTGGTTACAGGGGCATAAAGAATGTTTATTCATATAAAACCTATGAATTTGAAACCACGCTGGATAAAAAGGATAGCATGGATGAAATAAGGGAAATTACAGAGAAACTGCTTACAAATCCTGTGATACAGGAATATAAGATAGAGGAAATAAGTGAATAA
- the purL gene encoding phosphoribosylformylglycinamidine synthase subunit PurL has translation MYSIIDGTPEKLKDMASSLGLTYDEMVMLRNYFTGLGRNPTDIEIQAIAQGWSEHSCYKSSKLYLKKYLSGLKSDYTILTMEDDAGVISFDDENAYVVKMESHNHPSAIEPYGGAATGVGGIIRDVLCMGAQPVALVDSLYFGNPDNRKGQLTERFIINRVVAGIRDYGNRVGIPTVAGSVNFNSIYNGVPLVNAGCVGIVRKDHVVRSRIGIEGDFLIVCGGRTGRDGIHGVNFASKILNAGDESNRNAVQLGNPIIKEPLIHAILEANDAGIIDGMKDLGGGGLSSAVSEMLFAGGMSGIIELDRVLLKDTNMEPWEIWVSESQERMFLAINPSRLKELDIIFNKWGIEYSIIGKTVKSPNLVIKYRNEKILDMELSFLTGGPVYARNFKKPEVEKKNVMDREPDNYRKFILDFLSKPNICARFNIVRQYDFTVRGSTIVKPFTGMPNSETHSDATIIKPLESSYQGLCITSGSKPEMVGIDAYNGTMHTLFEGYKNILSSGGIPHSIVDALNFGNPENPETMYRFMETLRAISDFCRATGIPLVSGNVSFYNEAEKEILPTPNMLLLGKIKDIRDSKTVEIKGEGNPLYLAGTVIPDLAGSQYSNEMGTVHTMLPEANIKELMALRDSVIKSMGYIKSMHDISGGGLIVALLEMAFGSRFGIDVDITEMPGRTNEKLFSELGTGMLIEVASEQEEKFLKSFSGIQLRKIGRTSKNGIKLKEKGRYILSEEIETLRRLWETGLDKYL, from the coding sequence ATGTACAGTATTATTGACGGTACACCGGAAAAACTTAAGGATATGGCCTCCAGCCTGGGATTAACCTACGATGAAATGGTTATGCTGAGAAATTATTTTACAGGCCTTGGCAGAAATCCTACAGACATAGAGATTCAGGCAATAGCACAGGGATGGAGCGAGCATTCATGCTATAAATCATCTAAACTTTACCTGAAAAAATATCTTTCCGGGCTGAAAAGCGATTATACCATACTAACCATGGAGGATGATGCAGGTGTCATATCCTTTGACGATGAAAATGCATATGTGGTTAAGATGGAGAGCCATAACCACCCAAGTGCCATTGAGCCGTACGGTGGTGCTGCAACAGGAGTTGGGGGCATAATAAGAGATGTACTGTGCATGGGTGCACAGCCTGTGGCACTTGTAGATTCCCTCTATTTCGGCAACCCCGATAACAGGAAAGGGCAGCTTACTGAACGTTTTATAATCAACCGTGTTGTAGCCGGCATCAGGGATTATGGAAACAGGGTTGGGATACCCACGGTTGCAGGTTCTGTGAACTTCAACAGCATATATAACGGCGTTCCGCTGGTGAACGCAGGATGTGTAGGCATTGTAAGGAAAGACCATGTTGTCAGGAGCAGGATAGGCATTGAAGGAGACTTCCTTATTGTTTGCGGTGGCAGGACCGGGAGGGATGGGATACATGGTGTCAATTTTGCATCTAAAATACTAAATGCCGGTGACGAATCAAATAGAAACGCAGTGCAGCTGGGGAATCCGATCATAAAGGAGCCACTTATACATGCAATACTGGAGGCTAACGATGCAGGAATTATAGACGGAATGAAGGACCTCGGCGGTGGTGGCTTATCCAGTGCTGTAAGTGAGATGCTTTTTGCAGGTGGAATGTCTGGCATTATAGAACTGGATAGGGTACTTCTTAAGGATACCAACATGGAGCCATGGGAGATATGGGTAAGTGAATCGCAGGAGAGGATGTTCCTTGCAATAAACCCCTCAAGGCTGAAGGAACTTGACATTATATTCAACAAATGGGGAATAGAGTACTCCATAATAGGCAAAACAGTGAAAAGCCCTAACCTTGTAATAAAATACAGGAATGAAAAAATACTTGACATGGAGCTTTCTTTCCTCACTGGCGGCCCTGTTTATGCCAGAAATTTCAAAAAACCTGAGGTAGAGAAAAAAAACGTAATGGATAGGGAGCCCGATAATTACAGGAAATTTATCCTGGATTTCCTTTCAAAGCCGAATATATGTGCCAGATTCAACATAGTCAGGCAGTATGACTTTACTGTCAGGGGGTCTACTATTGTTAAACCCTTTACTGGCATGCCTAACAGTGAGACGCATTCCGATGCCACAATAATCAAGCCACTGGAAAGCTCCTACCAGGGACTGTGCATAACATCAGGGTCTAAACCTGAAATGGTGGGTATAGACGCATACAACGGAACAATGCACACACTTTTCGAGGGTTATAAAAATATACTGAGCAGCGGCGGAATTCCACATTCTATTGTTGATGCACTGAATTTCGGGAATCCTGAAAATCCTGAGACAATGTACAGATTTATGGAGACTCTCAGGGCAATATCAGACTTTTGCAGGGCCACAGGGATTCCACTTGTTTCAGGCAATGTCAGTTTTTACAATGAGGCGGAAAAGGAAATACTTCCCACGCCGAATATGCTATTACTTGGTAAAATAAAGGATATCAGGGATTCTAAAACCGTGGAAATTAAAGGGGAAGGAAATCCACTATATCTTGCAGGTACAGTTATACCGGACCTTGCCGGAAGCCAGTATTCAAATGAAATGGGTACAGTACATACCATGCTTCCTGAAGCGAATATAAAGGAGCTAATGGCATTGCGTGATAGTGTGATTAAATCAATGGGTTATATAAAATCGATGCATGATATATCTGGAGGTGGGTTAATAGTTGCATTGCTGGAAATGGCATTCGGAAGTAGATTCGGCATTGATGTTGATATTACCGAAATGCCGGGAAGGACCAATGAAAAACTATTTTCAGAACTGGGCACAGGAATGCTGATTGAGGTGGCCTCAGAACAGGAGGAAAAATTCCTGAAGTCTTTCTCTGGAATACAATTAAGAAAGATAGGCAGGACTTCAAAAAATGGAATAAAATTGAAAGAAAAGGGCAGATATATACTTTCAGAGGAGATTGAAACACTGAGGAGGTTATGGGAAACCGGGCTGGATAAATATTTGTGA